Proteins encoded together in one Lathyrus oleraceus cultivar Zhongwan6 chromosome 5, CAAS_Psat_ZW6_1.0, whole genome shotgun sequence window:
- the LOC127088325 gene encoding protein FREE1: MHQGDYTSAPYYQFPHMQNPNPTPPQSDPIPNHYASAPPFTPNYDYPNPTYSPYPPHNPDPVPASNPNFNPQFESNPPYQPPSQPYYPPYDQHQAPPNYPPPNPNPNSNPNPNPNPNSSLYNPAPYSHIHTASSVPPIPTYESQYENPVKSDYGVGGGGGAYFDDRYGGFNRSQSDLGSELYGKRHDGGLSRYESGGGGGGGGGDEGYGDGVYAYQGGKVEPYGARGTGSKSSTWSSSPSFDDFGRPISFSSANESSVASKIVKAVPKADTQEDVKSGVQKFRVKMLAESGGQSTMDVLCQVGLDGLRMLDPNSSRTLRIYPLENITKCDRLDSTIFAFWSKSPVDFEPRRIRLQSNSYTTNTLLDTVTAATIQFKEMGGNRRPAESLKTNEQSTERKKGLGDWMNMIKPANEEKDHWVPDEAVTKCTACGTDFGAFNRKHHCRNCGDIFCDKCTHGRIALTAEENAQPVRVCDRCMAEVTQRLISAKESSSKPLLQSHEDLARKLQEELERNRKTSGSGSKSDGTGRRMKEVACPICTVHLQVQVPTSGSETIECGVCQHPFLVSSY; the protein is encoded by the exons ATGCATCAAGGAGATTACACCTCCGCTCCATATTATCAATTCCCTCACATGCAAAACCCCAACCCTACGCCGCCTCAATCCGATCCAATTCCCAACCACTACGCTTCTGCACCTCCTTTCACTCCCAATTACGATTATCCAAACCCTACCTATTCTCCATATCCTCCTCATAATCCCGATCCTGTTCCGGCTTCAAACCCTAATTTCAATCCTCAATTCGAATCCAATCCTCCTTATCAGCCACCGTCACAACCCTATTATCCTCCGTATGATCAACATCAAGCACCTCCGAATTATCCACCTCCTAACCCTAACCCTAATTCCAATCCCAATCCCAATCCCAATCCAAATTCATCGTTATATAATCCGGCTCCGTATTCCCACATTCATACAGCTTCTTCGGTTCCTCCGATTCCGACTTACGAAAGCCAATACGAGAATCCGGTGAAATCCGATTACGGCgttggtggtggtggtggtgcTTATTTTGATGACAGATACGGAGGTTTTAATCGGAGCCAATCCGATTTAGGATCAGAATTGTATGGTAAGCGTCACGATGGTGGTTTGTCTAGATATGAATccggtggtggtggtggtggtggtggtggtgatGAAGGTTATGGAGATGGGGTTTATGCTTATCAAGGGGGGAAAGTGGAACCATATGGTGCACGTGGTACGGGTTCTAAATCTTCTACTTGGTCTTCCTCGCCGTCGTTTGATGATTTTGGGAGACCTATTAGTTTTTCTTCTGCGAACGAGTCTTCGGTGGCAAGTAAGATTGTGAAAGCGGTTCCAAAGGCTGATACTCAGGAAGATGTGAAAAGTGGGGTGCAAAAGTTTCGTGTCAAGATGTTGGCAGAGAGTGGTGGTCAGAGCACAATGGATGTTCTCTGTCAG GTTGGTTTGGATGGACTTCGCATGCTAGATCCAAATAGCAGTCGGACTTTGAGAATATATCCTCTTGAGAACATTACTAAATGTGAT AGATTAGATTCAACTATCTTTGCATTCTGGTCGAAGAGCCCTGTAGACTTTGAGCCAAGACGAATCAGATTGCAATCTAATAGTTACACTACAAACACACTTTTGGATACCGTGACTGCTGCAACCATACAG TTCAAGGAAATGGGTGGAAACAGGAGGCCTGCTGAATCATTGAAAACAAATGAACAGTCTACTGAAAGAAAGAAAGGCCTTGGTGATTGGATGAATATGATTAAACCTGCCAATGAAGAGAAAGATCATTGG GTCCCAGATGAAGCAGTCACAAAATGCACCGCATGTGGCACTGATTTTGGGGCTTTTAATCGCAAG CATCACTGTAGGAACTGTGGTGATATTTTCTGTGACAAATGTACGCATGGTAGAATTGCTCTAACTGCTGAAGAGAATGCTCAGCCAGTACGGGTTTGCGACAGGTGCATG GCAGAAGTGACTCAGAGGCTGATCAGTGCCAAGGAATCATCAAGTAAACCTCTTTTGCAGAGTCATGAGGATCTTGCTCGGAAACTTCAG GAGGAGCTGGAGAGAAATCGGAAGACATCAGGATCAG GTTCTAAGTCTGACGGAACTGGAAGACGGATGAAGGAAGTTGCATGTCCTATTTGCACTGTCCATCTGCAG GTTCAGGTACCTACCTCAGGTTCAGAGACCATCGAGTGTGGAGTTTGCCAGCATCCATTTCTTGTGAGTTCTTATTGA